A part of Nitrospirota bacterium genomic DNA contains:
- a CDS encoding HD domain-containing protein — protein sequence MRELTRGEEFYDGIALLGDPVHGYISFTTPRGAGEKTEKDLIDTAWMQRLRQIYQLQSARWVYPSAEHSRFQHSLGAMHLAGRFARHLYPSLKAAAADCPSEQYIEELLRIAALLHDVGHGPFGHFFDDNYLDQFGLTHEKLGQHIIKAELGDAIRAIRRSPSGEFSKGERLNPDQIAFLIGKGVVTQQGKQPRWLQFLQPLLSGIYTVDNLDYVLRDAYLCGVAVGAVDIDRLMYYTFFTDKGLTLHKSGLSALNMFLNARLYMYTNVYYHRTTRAIDEHLKELFKDTMAALFPYNPVENLPEYLELTDWSLLEAVRRWGTKENGATAKLGQEWAAILSREVKWKMAYDVTLSMRAFEKGKTIIDAAELVKRIRKNLPQRLKDLQFRVDMASQDPRPINPLMMGERQIHVFDPLTRRVEKEPLKDFFDYIPARVVQCRVFTLNHDHDSVLADIVEKVLGIQEDSIKTNV from the coding sequence ATGCGCGAACTGACCAGAGGGGAAGAATTTTATGACGGCATCGCCCTGCTCGGAGACCCGGTTCACGGGTATATTTCGTTCACCACGCCCCGCGGCGCAGGCGAAAAAACAGAGAAGGACCTGATCGACACCGCGTGGATGCAGCGGCTGCGCCAGATCTACCAGCTCCAGAGCGCGCGGTGGGTGTATCCCTCGGCCGAGCACAGCAGGTTCCAGCACTCCCTCGGTGCGATGCACCTTGCCGGAAGGTTCGCCCGTCACCTCTATCCTTCCCTGAAGGCGGCGGCAGCCGATTGTCCCTCGGAGCAGTACATCGAAGAGCTGCTGCGCATCGCGGCCTTGCTCCATGATGTGGGGCACGGCCCCTTCGGCCATTTCTTCGACGACAATTATCTCGACCAGTTCGGGCTGACCCATGAGAAGCTGGGGCAACACATCATCAAGGCCGAGTTGGGTGACGCGATCAGGGCCATCCGGCGCAGTCCGTCGGGAGAGTTCTCCAAGGGGGAGCGGCTGAACCCCGACCAGATCGCCTTCCTGATCGGCAAAGGCGTCGTCACGCAGCAGGGGAAACAGCCCCGGTGGCTCCAGTTCCTCCAGCCGCTGCTCTCCGGCATCTATACCGTTGACAACCTCGATTACGTTCTCCGGGACGCCTATCTGTGCGGAGTGGCCGTCGGCGCCGTGGACATCGACCGCCTCATGTATTACACCTTCTTTACGGATAAGGGGCTCACGCTGCACAAATCGGGTCTCAGCGCGCTGAACATGTTCCTGAACGCGCGGCTCTATATGTACACCAATGTCTACTATCACCGCACCACGCGGGCCATTGACGAGCATTTGAAGGAGCTGTTCAAGGACACGATGGCGGCGCTGTTCCCCTACAATCCCGTAGAGAACCTGCCGGAATACCTCGAACTGACGGACTGGTCGCTGCTCGAAGCGGTGCGTCGCTGGGGCACGAAGGAGAACGGAGCCACGGCAAAGCTCGGGCAGGAATGGGCGGCTATCCTGTCGCGCGAGGTCAAGTGGAAGATGGCCTACGACGTGACGCTCTCGATGCGCGCCTTTGAAAAAGGGAAGACGATCATAGATGCCGCCGAGCTGGTCAAGCGGATCCGCAAGAACCTGCCGCAGCGCCTCAAGGACCTTCAATTCCGGGTCGACATGGCGAGCCAGGACCCGAGGCCGATCAACCCGCTCATGATGGGAGAGCGCCAGATCCATGTGTTCGACCCCCTGACGCGCAGGGTCGAAAAAGAGCCGCTCAAGGATTTTTTCGACTACATCCCGGCCCGGGTGGTGCAGTGCCGGGTATTCACGCTGAACCACGACCACGACAGCGTGCTTGCCGATATCGTCGAGAAGGTCCTCGGAATCCAGGAAGACAGCATCAAGACGAACGTCTGA
- a CDS encoding GGDEF domain-containing protein encodes MRIIFHTLGNLPKYQLLLLSAALVLFFGFIDYGTGPDLSIFIFYLIPVFLSTWFVGISAGVLLSVVSAAAWSLADVLSRRTPSDVAIPYGNLIVQILFFLIVVYTLSALKASLEQEKQLARSDYLTGAVNSRYFTELAAAEISRSRRYYHPFTVVYMDVDNFKAVNDRFGHSIGDALLQQTVRTIRGQIRATDTIARVGGDEFILLLPETGIRTAITVLEKIRASLFDVMQERSWPVTFSFGMAAFDDPPESVDTMIKLADDLMYEGKNNGKNSIRYRTYRNAQSTG; translated from the coding sequence ATGCGTATCATATTCCACACCCTGGGAAACCTCCCGAAATACCAGCTACTCCTCCTGTCCGCCGCACTGGTCCTGTTCTTCGGGTTCATCGATTACGGCACCGGCCCCGACCTTTCCATTTTCATCTTCTATCTCATCCCCGTATTCCTGTCGACCTGGTTCGTCGGCATCAGCGCCGGCGTGCTCCTGTCCGTCGTGAGCGCGGCGGCCTGGTCGCTCGCCGATGTGCTGTCGCGCCGCACCCCTTCCGATGTCGCCATCCCCTACGGGAACCTGATCGTGCAGATTCTTTTCTTTCTGATCGTCGTGTACACCCTCTCCGCGCTCAAGGCGTCGCTGGAGCAGGAAAAACAGCTTGCCAGGAGCGACTACCTCACGGGCGCCGTAAACAGCCGGTATTTCACGGAACTGGCAGCGGCCGAGATCAGCCGGTCGCGCAGGTATTATCACCCCTTCACCGTCGTTTATATGGACGTCGACAATTTCAAGGCCGTGAATGACCGGTTCGGACACAGCATCGGCGACGCCCTGCTGCAGCAGACGGTGAGGACCATCCGGGGGCAGATCCGCGCGACCGACACCATCGCACGGGTCGGCGGCGACGAGTTCATCCTGCTCCTCCCGGAGACGGGCATCAGGACGGCAATTACGGTGCTGGAAAAGATACGGGCGAGCCTGTTCGACGTCATGCAGGAGCGAAGCTGGCCGGTCACCTTCAGCTTCGGGATGGCAGCCTTTGATGATCCGCCGGAATCGGTCGATACCATGATCAAGCTGGCGGACGACCTGATGTACGAGGGGAAGAATAACGGCAAGAACAGCATACGCTACCGGACATACCGGAATGCGCAGAGCACCGGTTGA
- a CDS encoding L,D-transpeptidase codes for MRIGRNILTLILAAACFLAAAPAGRAGEKSSPSLEEIRKQVDGLQHEAALLEEENQGLRSMLEDPDDNEIYLVVDTENNRLTMRRGGEVLLAAKVGTGSRQFVKEETGRNWLFESPTGSLSVLGKERNPVWIRPDWSYVEENMPVPAENDPDRIVRGVLGKYALILGNGYKIHGTKYTELLGTHFTHGCISVGDGDLERLYRSVKIGTKVYIY; via the coding sequence ATGCGTATCGGACGGAACATACTGACCCTGATCCTGGCAGCCGCATGCTTCCTCGCCGCGGCGCCTGCGGGAAGGGCGGGCGAGAAATCGTCTCCTTCGCTGGAAGAGATCAGAAAACAGGTCGACGGCCTGCAGCACGAGGCCGCGCTTCTCGAGGAGGAGAACCAGGGGCTCAGGAGCATGCTGGAGGACCCGGACGACAACGAGATCTACCTCGTCGTGGACACGGAGAACAACCGGCTGACGATGAGGCGCGGGGGCGAGGTGCTGCTGGCAGCAAAGGTCGGGACCGGGAGCCGCCAGTTCGTGAAGGAGGAGACAGGCCGGAACTGGCTGTTCGAGAGCCCGACGGGATCGCTCTCGGTCCTGGGCAAGGAGCGGAACCCGGTCTGGATCAGGCCCGACTGGTCTTATGTAGAGGAGAACATGCCCGTGCCCGCCGAGAACGATCCGGACAGGATCGTGCGGGGCGTGCTCGGCAAATATGCGCTCATCCTCGGGAACGGCTACAAGATCCACGGCACCAAGTATACGGAACTGCTCGGCACGCATTTTACGCACGGATGCATCTCCGTCGGGGATGGGGACCTGGAACGCCTGTACCGGAGCGTGAAGATCGGGACCAAGGTGTACATCTATTAA
- a CDS encoding FAD-linked oxidase C-terminal domain-containing protein has protein sequence MLKPSVVKELKKIVGADHLLVSPEELIVYSYDATRRESLPWAVARPASAAEVSAILALANRELFPVVPRGAGTGMSGGSIPVRAGVVLSLERMNSILEIDEQDLIAVVEPGVVTGDLQQEVESRGLFYPPDPASHRFCTIGGNIAECAGGLRAVKYGVTRDYVLGLDVVLPTGELVRTGARTLKSVAGYDLTRLIVGSEGTLGIATRIILRLLPLPESVRTLSAFFGTVEGAASAASAVIAKRIVPRALEFVDQAALRAVEGYLKEDLSGGAAAMLIVEVDGPSELTEREIALVEQVMNACGATRIVRAGTEAERERIWKARRSLSPALYTIKPKKLNEDIVVPRSRIPDILLAINGIAAKYGLLIVNFGHAGDGNIHANVMVDDSELEKGRAAVREIFQETLRLGGSISGEHGIGLAKSEYLPMELGPATINAMQKIKQALDPNNVLNPGKIFL, from the coding sequence ATGCTTAAACCGTCCGTTGTCAAAGAACTGAAGAAGATCGTCGGAGCGGACCATCTCCTGGTCTCGCCCGAAGAGCTTATCGTCTACTCCTACGACGCTACGCGCCGGGAATCGCTTCCCTGGGCCGTGGCGCGGCCGGCCTCGGCAGCGGAGGTCTCGGCCATTCTCGCCCTGGCCAACCGGGAGCTCTTTCCCGTGGTGCCCCGCGGCGCGGGAACGGGCATGTCAGGAGGGTCGATACCCGTGCGGGCCGGGGTGGTCCTCTCCCTGGAGCGGATGAACAGCATCCTCGAGATCGACGAGCAGGACCTTATCGCGGTCGTCGAGCCCGGCGTCGTCACGGGCGACCTGCAGCAAGAGGTCGAATCGCGAGGACTCTTCTATCCGCCCGACCCCGCGAGCCACCGGTTCTGTACGATCGGGGGGAATATCGCCGAGTGCGCGGGCGGACTCCGCGCCGTCAAGTACGGCGTCACCCGGGACTATGTCCTCGGTCTCGATGTGGTCCTGCCCACGGGCGAACTGGTGCGCACGGGCGCGCGGACGCTGAAGAGCGTGGCCGGCTACGATCTGACGAGGCTGATCGTGGGGTCCGAAGGGACCCTCGGGATCGCGACCAGGATCATTCTGCGGCTTCTCCCTCTGCCTGAGAGCGTCCGGACCCTTTCCGCCTTTTTCGGTACCGTTGAAGGCGCCGCGTCGGCGGCGTCCGCGGTCATCGCAAAGCGAATCGTGCCGCGAGCCCTGGAGTTCGTGGACCAGGCGGCCCTGCGGGCCGTCGAGGGCTATCTCAAGGAGGACCTCTCGGGCGGCGCCGCTGCCATGCTGATCGTGGAGGTGGACGGCCCTTCGGAGTTGACGGAACGCGAGATAGCGCTCGTGGAACAGGTGATGAACGCGTGCGGGGCGACGCGCATTGTTCGTGCCGGGACGGAGGCCGAACGGGAGCGGATATGGAAGGCCCGGCGGTCCCTGTCGCCGGCGCTCTACACGATCAAGCCGAAGAAGCTGAACGAGGACATCGTCGTGCCGAGAAGCAGGATCCCTGACATCCTCCTCGCCATCAACGGTATCGCCGCAAAGTACGGCCTCCTGATCGTGAACTTCGGCCATGCCGGCGACGGGAACATCCACGCGAATGTCATGGTCGACGATTCCGAGCTTGAGAAAGGCCGGGCGGCGGTGCGGGAGATTTTCCAGGAGACCCTGAGGCTCGGCGGCAGCATCTCCGGAGAGCACGGAATCGGCCTTGCGAAGTCGGAATATCTCCCGATGGAGCTGGGACCTGCGACGATCAACGCCATGCAGAAGATCAAGCAGGCGCTCGATCCGAACAACGTTCTGAACCCGGGGAAGATATTTCTCTAG
- a CDS encoding 1,4-alpha-glucan branching protein domain-containing protein → MTNRPERDEAEKSIGPDKPGRERGSLALVLHSHLPFVRHPEHEQFLEEDWLFEAITETYIPLINVFDGLVDDGIDFRITMSLSPTLVAMLADPLLQQRYILHISRLAEFVEHELERTKGDPRFHSLALLYRDLFRNARHVFEEKYGRNLVTAFRKFQDLGRVELITCAATHAFLPLLNSREAVRAQIMVAVQHHRKHLGREPKGIWLPECGYAPGLDEVLREAGLRFFFLDSHGVYHASPRPRYGVYAPVCCRSGVAAFGRDMESSKQVWSTREGYPGDFDYRDFYRDVGFDLDYEYVRPYLHQDGVRVSLGIKYHRITGDTDQKEPYDRRRALDKAAEHAGNFLFNRGKQIESLSSSFEDRKPLIVAPYDAELFGHWWFEGPDWLNFLIRKLASDRKTVRMITPTEYLAETPACQTVDPPLSSWGMNGYSEVWLDDSNDWIYRHLDKAAERMTGLARGHAGAEGLVKRALNQAARELLLAQSSDWAFIIKTGSHVDYALKRTRDHVLRFTRLYDEIRANRIDEGWLQTIEYRDNIFPDIDFRVYA, encoded by the coding sequence ATGACCAATCGCCCCGAACGAGATGAAGCAGAAAAAAGCATCGGGCCGGACAAGCCGGGCCGGGAGCGCGGCTCCCTCGCACTGGTGCTGCACAGCCACCTGCCCTTCGTGCGGCATCCCGAACATGAACAGTTCCTCGAAGAGGACTGGCTGTTCGAGGCCATCACCGAAACCTACATCCCCCTGATCAACGTGTTCGACGGCCTCGTGGACGACGGCATTGATTTCCGGATCACCATGAGCCTCTCGCCGACGCTCGTCGCCATGCTCGCCGATCCCCTGCTGCAGCAGCGGTACATCCTGCATATCAGCCGGTTGGCCGAGTTCGTCGAGCACGAGCTGGAGCGGACCAAGGGTGACCCGCGGTTTCATTCCCTCGCCCTGCTGTACCGTGACCTGTTCCGGAATGCCCGGCATGTGTTCGAGGAGAAGTACGGACGAAATCTTGTCACCGCCTTCCGGAAATTCCAGGACCTGGGCAGGGTGGAGCTCATCACCTGCGCCGCGACCCACGCGTTCCTGCCCCTCCTGAACAGCAGGGAAGCTGTCCGGGCGCAGATCATGGTCGCCGTGCAGCATCACCGGAAACACCTGGGCAGGGAGCCAAAGGGCATCTGGCTTCCGGAGTGCGGCTATGCCCCGGGGCTCGATGAAGTCCTGAGGGAAGCGGGGCTCCGCTTTTTCTTCCTGGATTCCCACGGTGTGTACCACGCGTCGCCCCGCCCCCGGTACGGCGTGTACGCGCCCGTCTGCTGCCGTTCCGGGGTCGCCGCCTTCGGCCGGGACATGGAGTCGTCCAAGCAGGTTTGGAGCACCAGGGAAGGCTATCCCGGGGATTTTGACTACCGGGACTTCTACCGCGACGTGGGCTTCGACCTGGATTACGAGTACGTCAGGCCCTACCTGCACCAGGACGGCGTGCGCGTGAGCCTGGGGATCAAGTATCACCGCATTACGGGCGACACGGACCAGAAGGAGCCCTACGACAGGCGGCGGGCGCTCGACAAGGCCGCGGAGCACGCTGGGAACTTCCTGTTCAACCGGGGAAAACAGATCGAGTCGCTCTCCAGCAGCTTCGAAGACCGGAAGCCGCTCATTGTCGCGCCCTATGACGCAGAGCTGTTCGGGCACTGGTGGTTCGAGGGCCCCGACTGGCTGAACTTCCTGATCCGGAAGCTCGCCAGCGACCGGAAGACGGTCAGGATGATCACGCCCACGGAATATCTCGCGGAGACGCCGGCCTGCCAGACCGTGGACCCGCCCCTGTCGAGCTGGGGCATGAACGGATACTCCGAGGTATGGCTCGATGATTCGAACGACTGGATCTACCGGCACCTCGACAAGGCCGCCGAACGGATGACCGGGCTTGCACGGGGCCACGCCGGCGCAGAGGGCCTCGTGAAGCGCGCCCTGAACCAGGCGGCGCGGGAACTGCTCCTGGCGCAGAGCTCGGACTGGGCCTTCATCATCAAGACGGGCAGCCACGTCGATTACGCGCTCAAGAGGACCCGCGACCACGTGCTCCGGTTCACCAGGCTCTATGACGAGATACGGGCGAATCGTATTGACGAGGGGTGGCTCCAGACGATAGAATACCGTGACAATATATTTCCCGATATCGACTTCCGGGTCTATGCTTAA
- a CDS encoding DUF4912 domain-containing protein, whose translation MKKPELQTMIVRELKALAGKMKVQVPSEARKADIIKLLSAAFKSKPAAKTVKKNAGAKRAVASVKRKAAPAKIAIARKKAAARPASLTKPALRPDKPSVEMPPSGREWKTPPGVEEPIMAQERVSDAKYYTGPERRPTAAAAYGELPAGYGEEKIAIMVRDPYLAYAYWEVTQERLQREKAWFGWDGKLTIRIYDVTGVQFDGRNAVGYFDQDVDELVGKWYFDLGRPGHSFIADIGLLSPEGRFLTLARSNRVITPRDGVSDVVDGEWIVVDEEYWKIYGLRGGPSSQQLQEKGRLKRRPQVTSPGMFPRGKK comes from the coding sequence ATGAAAAAACCGGAACTGCAGACCATGATCGTCCGTGAACTCAAAGCTCTGGCCGGAAAGATGAAGGTGCAAGTGCCTTCGGAGGCCAGGAAGGCAGACATCATCAAACTCTTGTCCGCAGCTTTCAAGAGCAAGCCAGCAGCAAAAACGGTCAAAAAGAATGCCGGGGCCAAGCGCGCCGTTGCATCGGTAAAAAGGAAAGCAGCTCCCGCAAAGATCGCCATCGCAAGAAAGAAAGCGGCAGCCCGTCCTGCATCGCTGACGAAGCCGGCTCTGCGTCCGGACAAACCGTCCGTCGAGATGCCTCCCTCGGGCCGTGAATGGAAGACCCCTCCCGGAGTAGAGGAGCCTATCATGGCGCAGGAGCGCGTGTCCGACGCGAAATATTACACCGGGCCCGAACGGAGGCCGACGGCCGCGGCCGCCTACGGCGAGCTTCCCGCGGGGTACGGCGAAGAGAAGATCGCCATCATGGTGCGCGATCCCTATCTCGCCTATGCCTATTGGGAGGTTACGCAGGAGCGGCTCCAGCGGGAAAAGGCCTGGTTCGGATGGGACGGCAAGCTGACGATCCGGATCTATGATGTCACCGGGGTCCAGTTCGACGGCCGGAACGCGGTCGGGTACTTCGATCAGGACGTGGATGAACTGGTCGGCAAATGGTACTTCGATCTGGGCAGGCCCGGCCACTCCTTTATCGCGGACATCGGACTGCTGTCTCCGGAGGGAAGATTTCTTACCCTCGCCCGTTCGAACCGCGTGATCACGCCGAGGGACGGGGTCTCCGATGTGGTCGACGGCGAATGGATCGTCGTGGACGAGGAGTACTGGAAAATATACGGGCTCCGGGGAGGCCCTTCCTCGCAGCAGCTCCAGGAGAAGGGAAGGCTGAAACGGAGACCGCAGGTAACGTCACCGGGGATGTTCCCGCGGGGGAAGAAATAG
- the fabF gene encoding beta-ketoacyl-ACP synthase II: MTLRIVVTGIGMLTPLGVNRETTWSSLLEGRSGVGRITRFDASAFPCRIAGELTGFDPRVFMNAKEANRTDPCIQYALAAALMAREDAGLPAAGVSPERTGVLVGSGRGGVSTTETNMAALLQRGPRAVSAFYTPMSLVNMASAYISMKTGAKGPCLDVSTACATGTHALGEAMKIIQRGDADVMLAGGSEASLTPLILAGFCQAKALSLRNCEPEKASRPFDRERDGFVLAEGATVLVLEERGHAEKRNARIYAELAGYGLTSDAFHYARPDEHGDGSARAMTLALKDAGMRPEDVDYVNAHGTGTQSNDRIETLALKKAFGPHARKIAVSSSKSMLGHMLGAAGAAEAAITALALRDGMVPPTINLEYPDPGCDLDYVPHKARRIAVRAALSNSLGFGGVNGALVFRKYDPS, from the coding sequence ATGACGCTGCGAATTGTGGTCACCGGGATCGGAATGCTCACACCCCTCGGGGTCAACAGGGAAACGACCTGGTCGTCCCTGCTCGAAGGCCGCTCGGGCGTCGGACGGATCACCCGCTTTGACGCCTCCGCCTTTCCCTGCCGCATTGCCGGCGAACTCACCGGCTTCGACCCGCGCGTGTTCATGAACGCGAAAGAAGCGAACAGGACCGATCCCTGCATCCAATACGCGCTGGCCGCTGCTCTCATGGCTCGCGAAGACGCCGGTCTTCCCGCCGCAGGCGTCAGCCCCGAACGGACGGGCGTGCTCGTGGGGTCCGGCAGGGGCGGCGTCAGCACGACCGAGACCAACATGGCCGCGCTGCTCCAGCGGGGACCCCGGGCGGTGTCTGCCTTCTACACTCCCATGTCGCTGGTGAACATGGCATCAGCCTATATTTCGATGAAGACCGGCGCGAAGGGACCCTGTCTCGATGTCTCTACGGCCTGCGCCACGGGCACGCACGCCCTCGGAGAGGCCATGAAGATCATCCAGCGAGGCGACGCCGATGTGATGCTCGCCGGAGGGTCCGAAGCGTCCCTGACTCCCCTGATCCTTGCGGGGTTCTGCCAGGCAAAAGCGCTCTCCCTGCGGAATTGCGAGCCGGAAAAGGCGAGCAGGCCCTTTGACCGCGAACGCGACGGGTTCGTGCTCGCCGAGGGCGCAACGGTCCTTGTCCTGGAGGAACGGGGCCACGCGGAGAAGCGGAACGCCCGGATCTACGCGGAGCTTGCCGGCTACGGACTGACGTCCGATGCGTTCCACTATGCCCGTCCCGACGAGCACGGCGACGGTTCGGCGCGAGCCATGACGCTGGCCCTGAAGGACGCCGGCATGCGGCCCGAAGACGTCGATTACGTCAATGCCCACGGGACGGGGACGCAGTCCAATGACCGGATCGAGACGCTTGCCCTGAAAAAGGCTTTCGGGCCCCATGCGCGGAAAATCGCGGTCAGTTCATCCAAATCGATGCTCGGCCATATGCTCGGCGCAGCGGGAGCCGCGGAGGCCGCGATAACCGCCCTCGCGCTCCGTGATGGCATGGTCCCTCCCACGATCAACCTCGAGTACCCCGATCCTGGTTGCGACCTCGACTATGTGCCGCACAAAGCGCGCAGAATAGCGGTCCGGGCAGCGCTCTCCAACTCTCTCGGCTTCGGAGGTGTTAATGGGGCCCTCGTTTTCCGGAAGTATGACCCGTCATAG
- a CDS encoding HDOD domain-containing protein — protein sequence MAETTQSISEQDVRRYIKGLHDLSTIPVLLGKILRTVQDENASTSELHKLITFDQALAQRVLRMANSAYFGRSGQIKDIEQAIMFLGFERIRSVAIGMTVMNVVPTKGSFTIENLWIHGYEVGFLASVLTDYIPLTIPGECFLAGLLHDLGRVVFCSMDQKKFMAIGPDDDMLDWERTIFGCTHAEAGAWFVEALGMPKDLAEITNNHHHPTLAKEQKDITAAVALAEGLVGRFSPRKGNDSIWTGEHDVLLSTYSIAEEDISSMGNRLTQAMPDIEQVFAKA from the coding sequence ATGGCTGAAACAACGCAGTCCATTTCGGAGCAGGACGTCAGGCGGTATATCAAGGGTTTGCACGACCTCTCCACCATCCCGGTACTTCTCGGCAAGATACTGAGAACGGTCCAGGACGAGAACGCCTCCACAAGCGAGCTCCACAAACTCATCACGTTCGACCAGGCGCTGGCGCAGCGCGTCCTGCGCATGGCCAATTCAGCCTATTTCGGCCGTTCGGGCCAGATAAAGGACATCGAGCAGGCTATCATGTTTCTCGGCTTCGAGCGGATCCGTTCCGTCGCGATCGGCATGACGGTCATGAACGTGGTGCCGACGAAGGGCTCCTTTACCATAGAGAACCTCTGGATCCACGGGTACGAGGTGGGATTTCTCGCCTCGGTCCTGACCGACTACATTCCGCTCACCATCCCGGGCGAGTGCTTCCTTGCCGGCCTCCTGCACGACCTCGGCCGGGTCGTCTTCTGCAGCATGGACCAGAAGAAGTTCATGGCAATCGGCCCGGACGATGATATGCTGGACTGGGAGCGGACGATCTTCGGGTGCACCCACGCAGAGGCGGGGGCATGGTTCGTCGAGGCGCTCGGCATGCCGAAGGACCTCGCGGAGATCACGAATAACCATCATCATCCGACGCTTGCGAAGGAACAGAAGGATATTACCGCGGCGGTGGCGCTGGCAGAGGGGCTCGTGGGCAGGTTCAGCCCCCGGAAGGGAAACGACAGCATCTGGACCGGTGAGCACGATGTGCTCCTGTCCACATACTCGATCGCCGAAGAGGATATCAGTTCAATGGGAAATAGGCTGACGCAGGCCATGCCGGACATCGAACAGGTGTTTGCCAAGGCTTGA